A region of the bacterium genome:
AGCGGACGCGACACCGGGTACTCGCCGGAAGCGACGGTTTCGGTGGAGGGCATGACGCCGCCCATGGTTGCGACCTTCAGCGTGTCGGTGTTGTTCTCGTAGAACGACAGGCCGAACACGCCGATGCCTTCGGGGTTGGCGGCGATACGGGCGAGGGTCTCGGTGTAGTCGCCGTCGATGTCGACCGACCGGCCATCGGTGCGGACCGCGATGCAGGCGCCTTCGGCGTCGTCCTCGGACATGCCCATGTCGAGCATCGCCTGGAGCGCGCCGGACTCTTCACAGCCGACGAGGAGCACGAACTCTTCGAAGACTTCGCGGGTGCCGTGACGGGTGCCCGGGATGAAGGTTGCGATCTCGACCGCGGGCAGCGACGCATCGACGTCGGACCACATCGTGTTCGGGTTGGCGACCATGGCGCCGTCCACGGGCAGCTCGGGCGCAAGCGCGTTGAACCACTGCTCCTGGGTGAAGGCGGTGAACTCGGGGCCGTCGATCTGGCTCGCGAAGACGATGCCGTCATAGCCGAAGCGGACTTCGATGATGTCGGTCACGCCGTTGGCGGCGCAGGTCTCGATCTCGGACTCGCGGATGGCGCGCGACGCGTTGGCGATGTCGATGGTGTTCTCGCCGACGCCTTCGCAGAACCGCGCGAGACCGGCGGAGGAGCCGCCGCCTTCGACGACGGGGGTCGGGAAGTCGGTGTTCTCGCCGAAGGCTTCGGCCACGATGGAGGCGTAGGGCAGAACGGTCGACGAACCGGAAATCTGAACGTTGTCGCGCGACTGTGCGACGGCGGCCGACGCGGAGACGGCCGCGATGGCGAGCGTCGAGGCAGTCAGTTTCGCAAAGGACATAGGAAGCTCCTGTCAGTTGATGCGAGCGGAGCGGCTCCCCGGCCACTCCCTCGCCGCGAGCGCTATGGATCGGA
Encoded here:
- a CDS encoding substrate-binding domain-containing protein translates to MSFAKLTASTLAIAAVSASAAVAQSRDNVQISGSSTVLPYASIVAEAFGENTDFPTPVVEGGGSSAGLARFCEGVGENTIDIANASRAIRESEIETCAANGVTDIIEVRFGYDGIVFASQIDGPEFTAFTQEQWFNALAPELPVDGAMVANPNTMWSDVDASLPAVEIATFIPGTRHGTREVFEEFVLLVGCEESGALQAMLDMGMSEDDAEGACIAVRTDGRSVDIDGDYTETLARIAANPEGIGVFGLSFYENNTDTLKVATMGGVMPSTETVASGEYPVSRPL